gaggatggtgtgatttggatctggatcatcgcctctcttataggcagcttattcacgcagctagggggtaaaacgtaagaataccctggcttttcgcattcgtacaacacgtggaagaaggccattattggacgtggaagccaaggagcgcaacatttatgaagcaaccggacactatccggcaaacacctggagcgtgaaggagaacccgccttgcaaacgccaaagacaacatacgtgtcggacttgtcgtcattgaagcctggttcgggggctactgagggagtcctggactagggggtgtccggatagccgaactatcatcatcggccggactccaagactatgaagatacaagattgaagacttcgtcccgtgtccggatgggactttccttggcgtggaaggcaagcttggcgatacggatatgtagatctcctaccattgtaaccgactctgtgtaaccctcgccctctccggtgtctatataaacaggatggctttagtccgtaggacgaacaacaatcataccataggctagcttctagggtttagcctctttgatctcgtggtagatctactcttgtaacacacatcatcaatattaatcaagcaggacgtagggttttacctccatcaagagggcccgaacctgggtaaaacatcgtgtcccttgtctcatgttaccatccgcctagacgcacagttcgggaccccctacctgagatccgccggttttgacaccgacacccaccacatctatgatgataccgggttttgtcacaattatcgtcatagaagtgtcatatgtatgacagaaaaaaaattgttcggccaaaatgtcacaaatgtgtcttttttttgtagtgtcacctagcggtgtatcaaggacatatgttttcttggcagctatgaggatgatcctcaagttacggacccagtccatatagttgctaccatcgtctttcggcttggttttctctaggaacacgttgaagttgagggcaacattagcgtgggccatttgatctacaagacatattgcaaagatttttagactaagttcatgataattaagttcatctaatcaaattatttaatgaactcccactcagatagacatccctctagtcatctaagtgatacatgatccgagtcaactaggtcgtgtccgatcatcacgtgagacggactagtcatcatcggtgaacatcttcatgttgatcgtatctactatacgactcatgttcgacctttcggtctcttttgttccgaggccatgtctgtacatgctaggctcgtcaagtcaacctaagtgttttgcttgtgtaaatctggcttacacccgttgtatgtgaatgttagaatctatcacacccgatcatcatgtggtgcttcgaaacaacgaactttcgcaatggtgcacagttagggggaacactttcttgaaattttatgagggatcatcttatttatgctaccgtcgttctaagcaaataagatgcaaaaacatgataaacatcacatgcaatcaagtagtgacatgatatggccaatatcgttttgctccttttgatctccatcttcggggcgccatgatcatcatcgtcaccggcatgacaccatgatctccatcatcatgatctccatcatcgtgacttcatgaagttgtctcgctaactgttacttctactactatggctaacgtttagcaataaagtaaagtaattacatggcgttttcattgacacgcaggtcatacaataaattaagacaactcctatgactcctgccggttgtcatactcatcgacatgcaagtcgtgattcctattacaagaacatgatcaatctcatacatcacatatatcattcagcacatccttttggccatatcacatcacatgacatatgctgcaagaacaagttagacgtcctctaattgttgttgcaagttttttacgtggctgctataggttctagcaagaacgtttcctacctacgccaaaaccacaacgtgatatgccaattgctatttacccttcataaggacccttttcatcgaatccgattcgactaaagtgggagagatagacacccgctagccaccttatgcaactagtgcatgtcagtcggtggaacctgtctcacgtaagcgtacgtgtaaggtcgatctgggccgcttcatcccacgatgccgccgaatcaatataagactagtaacggcaagtaaattgacaaaatcgactcccacaacaacttgtgttctactcatgcatagaaactacgcatagacctagctcatgatgccactgttggggatcattgcagaaattaaaaaaatctacgcgtcaccaagatcaatctatggagagactagcaacgagagagaggggagtgcatcttcatacccttgaagatcgcgaaacggaagcattgcaagaacgcggatgaaggagttgtactcgcagcgattcaaatcgtggttgattccgatctaagcgccgaacaacgacgcctccgcgttcaacacacgtgcagcacggggacgtctcctccttcttgatccatcaagggggaaggagaagttggggaagaactccggcagcacgacggcgtgctggtggaggagcagcggttctgcggcagagcttcgccaagctcaaatggaggaggagggggtgttggagagggggagggctgcgccatgGATGAGGTGCTGTtgtcctccctcctcccctctatttatagggcaaagagggaagggggccggcccctctagatgagatcaagaggggggcggcggcctaggggagggggcttgccccccaagccaaggggggcgccccctttagggtttcccccaaaccctaggcgcatgggccctaggggggatggcgcccaacccacttaggggctggttcccttccacatacagcccatagggccctccggggcaggtggaccctcccggtggaccccccggaacaccttcggtggtcccggtacaataccggcaaaccctcgaatacttccggtgaccatatgatgacttcccatatataaatcttcacctccaaatcatttcggaactcctcgtgacatccggcatctcatccgggactccgaacaacattcggtaaccacatactatttcccataacaactctagcgtcattgaaccttaagtgtgtagaccctacgggttcgggaatcatgcagacatgaccgagacagctctccggccaataaccaacagcgggatctggatacctatgttggctcccacatgttccacgacgatcacatcgaatgaaccacgatgtcgaggattcaagcaatcccgtatacaattccctttgtcaatcggtacgttacttgcccgagattcgatcgtcggcatcccaatacctcgttcaatctcgttaccggcaagtcactttactcattctgtaatgcatgatcccgtgactaactacttagtcacattgagctcattatgatgatgcattaccgagtgggcccagagatacctctccgtcatacggagtgacaaatcccagtcttgattcatgccaacccaacagacacttttggagatacctgtagtgcacctttatagccacacagttacgttgtgacgtcctacggtatccgggagttacgcaatctcatggtctaaggaaatgatacttgacattagaaaagctttagaaaatgaactacacaatcttgtgatatgcttaggattgggtcttgtccatcacatcattttcctaatgatgtgatcctgttatcaatgacatccaatggccatagtcaggaaaccatgaccatatgttgatcaacgagctagtcaactagaggctcactaggtacatgttgtggtctatgtattcacacatgtattacggtttccagtcaatacaattatagcatgaacaatagaaaattatcatgaacaaggaaatataataataaccattttattattgcctctagggcatatttccaacacaaacatcaatgaaaaattcaaaaaaaattatgaataTGAACCTTATATAgaaacatgaactagggttcatctccAACCTCATACATCATATTACTCCAAACTAAACAAAcctaacaacaacaaaaaattaaAATTTACTAGATGAAATAGGgttcatcttgtgccaaataatgcatcgAATCAAAAGCTTTTTAACTAAAACGAATTGGAGGGATTGATAGAGCTTACTTCTCTCGTTTCAGAGCCATCACAAAAACGGTGGAGAAACGAAGGAGATCGGAGGAGGGTAGTGGAGGGGATGAGAGAGGGAACCCCTCTTTGTTCTTGTGGTCCTGCAGCGGAGAAGATGGGGGTTGGGTTTGTGGGTGGACCCCGCGACCCGGTCCCCGCGGGTTTATAACTGCTCAGCACCTACTGTCGGGGTCTCTGGCGGTAGAGTTGTACATCCTACCTCCAgggtccatggcggtagggtgGGCGACAGGAGACAATTGTCGTTTACTAGAGCTGGCATGGATGAGTGGGCTACCGCCAAAGCGATGGGTGGTAGCATGTACAGCCCTACCGCCAGCATCCCCGGCGGTAGGAAAAAGGGTCAAATCTCAAAATATTTTCAAACCAAAATGGGCCGCGGGTGGGAGTTAAGCATTTGCGGTTACTGCGTTATATAGTAAGCAGGACGAGATAAAAAGATATCTTCCCTGCGTCCCAAACACgtgggatgaagagaaccatcacATCATACATGATAATGATACGCACAAAATGTACTATTACCCAGGAGGAAAATTGCTGGCTTGACTTTGTTCTAACATGTCATCGCCTTTAACTTTGCAAGACATACGTATAAACCTGGCAAGCGGTTTTTATGTGCTCAATGGAATAGAGGTAACAAAGATAAATCAGCAATAATCATGGGCCACATAATGCAAGTTCTGTAATCATGGCATTTAAAGAATCGTGTTTATGTACTATCATGGTATGACATGCTAGATGTTCTAGAGTTTAGTTCTTATAATAACTGATGCAAGGATCAACTCTTTTCTTCTAAAAATAATCTTGAACTTACAAGCATTTAGACTATGTAAAATCTGCAGACTATATATTTCTCAGTCTGGTGTGTACACGCTGGCAGTGGGCACATGAATAAAAATAATTAGGAAAGATGTAGGAGAAGTGAAAGATGCATTGGTGGAACTCCAGCTCAACTGTCAAAAGTTGTGTCTTAGGTTTCATATCTGAGCTTGCAGTTTATCCTTTCCTATACACATGATTCAAGATTATCAGGGGTTGATAAGACAGTCTTATCTTAAGCCTTGCATATAGTTTAGGGATGACAATAAAAGTATGTCTACAATGAGTTATGTCTTAGTCTTAATTTTAATAACTAGCTATTTCTAAAAACATGGTGAGGCATATTGTGCTAAGAGGtcatctcttaaataagagaagacaaataTTTTCTTATgattctctctcctccacctccacgtttatcctacgtggcactcctaagatagcaccaatgTACATGCCCTCATAAGACTCTAGAACGCCCATGTATATATTTGGAGAATGTGTTCATGACCACATTCCATAGTTCTAGGGGCGGCTTCAATTTTCTTTAACATTCTAAAAAAATTGCCCCGTTGTTGCATCATCGACTCACTAGAAGACTCCAAAATATGATCTCTTCCAAGTGCTCCGAGGTTACTTTAAGCGAAGTATAAACAAGATATATTTAACGGTGAAGCTCAGTTTGCATGTGCTAAATGTTGTTGTATTGACTTATTTTACAATATACTATAGACAAATAGGCAATAAAAAGGTGGTTAAGCAAATTGTAAACTAGATTTAAAATTAGTAAGAAAAGTTGAATCCAACTTTATTCATGTGCATGCACCTGGTAGAGTTCATATATACGATAGACGTTATATAAAGGGAATGTTATCTATGATAAAACTTCTACATATTATTATAGTATCtgatgtttatgcatgtcacacaTGTATCTACTAAATTATTATTTTGATAGATTAACTACAACACCGAAAATTATAATTGTTTGAAATAAATAACAAAGCATAGTTAAGCAATTATCATTTTTCATACTTTCAGTACTATAGTACCTTTAATGGTAAAAGTTTCGGTTGTATATATTGGATTTATCAATGTTGTGGTGTATGAACTACAACAAGAGAAAAACTGTTAAGATAATTTAATATGAAAAATATGGTTGAAAATAATATTTACAATTTAGAGACAAAATTAGTCATAGGAGGTAAAAAAGTTTAGTATCAAATAAAAGGGCACTTAATTTGCATGGCTAACTATTATTTactatttttttatcatttttgtACATTTAAACTATATTTGGTTCAATAAGATCCCAATCcaaaattcaaaaatataatacAAAAATGACCTTTAATAAAGTTTATTTAATAAGACTCAAAACGATGGTGTCGAAACTATCTGATCGGGAAAATAGTATTTTCATCTTTAGACCAATAATAAAAAACAATGTTTTACTCTGTCCTCCAAAGGAATTTAATGGTCGTCGAATGACATGTTGTGTCGCTCATAATTTAGTTAGGAATGTTGTATTTATAATATGTATAAGATCGGACTAtaagggatgtgttgaacatggatTTGCCCCAGAAATCTGAATAAATAACAATCAATTTCAACTCAGAAAAAAATATCATTTAAGATTATTTGATTAAAAATGTAAATGAAATTATGTTTATAATTTAGACGATATCACCATAATTTCTTACACTAACTGAGACTTCGGAATGATATAGAGCTTCTAAAGGCCATGTGCATACATCGCATCATGGTATGTTTCGATGTCGGGGAGGAGAAAAAATATGTATGTGGTCCATTATGTTGAAGTTGTTGCTGACGAGCACCGTACATAATGTAATGGATGATGGAGCGAGAAATACTGGACGAGTCGGTGGTGACGGAGGGCACCGTCGATGACAGGGAGGAGAAAAACTATATATGTGATCCATTATGTTGAAGTTGTTGCCAGCGAGCACGGTAAACAATTTTGTGGATGATGAAGGCAAGAAATGTCGGTGGTGATGCTGGAGAGACGTTGGTGCCCTTTAGGTCCGTATCAGGAGGCAGGAAGCGGTCGAGTGTGTGGATGAGCTGACGGAGGAGGCGCACCAAGAAGCAGTCGTGTTGGCCGTGTGGAGCCAATCCATCTTCCGATAGCGGATGAAGTGGAGACACACATCAGAACCAAAGGATCCATGGCAATTTGGTTGAAATGTGCGGTCGAATTGTAGAAGGTCATTTGTCCGATAACGGATAAAGTGGAGACACAAAGAGGCACCAAAGGGTCTATGGCGATTTAGAATGGGGGCTTGAATTAGAGAATTTGTACGGAAATGGTGATTTGGGGAGGAGGCAATTACGACACCAATAATTTCATTGAGATTAAAGCACCACGGACATGGAGTATGTGATCCCGGGCTCCATTGATCTCGGATGAACTGTAAAATctgaaaaatagtaaaaaaatcaaAAAGTCTGAAATTTTTTGACAACAAACTTTGATGTTTTTTCTACATGCGTGCAAAATTTTATGACGAAATTACATTTGTGGAGGTgtgggcaaaaaaaaacaaattaatgTTCCGAAAAAGTGTTTTTGGAAGCACTTTGGAAcatcaattttgtttttttttacCCACACCTCCACAAATGTAATTTCgtcatgaaattttgcatgcatgtAGAAAAAACACCAAAGTTTGTTGTCAAAAAAATCAGATCTTTTTGAATTGTTTTactatttttttagattttactgttcttCCAGGATCACATGAGCTCGGGATCACATCAGCACTTTCAAAGCACCACGCAATACACAAAGATATCATTCACGTGACTTTTTTTCTCTTTTGGCTACTCGTTCATCTGATTTCTATAAATATGCTTATGGTTTGTGATGAACGTATATATTGTCTGATTGTGTTGGACTCTATGGTACACATCTATATTGTCTAATTTTGTTGGACTCTATGGTACACATATATTGTCTGATTGTGTTGGACTATATGGTATTCCATTTTTTTTCCCTAACTGCACGAGTAATAGTTTCTTAGTTGATACTCCCCCTCCTATCCAAAATAATTGTCTTGGTCTTAATAGATTTCGATTTCCATCATGGTTTACTTAATATGAACTATGGAAATTCCCCAACAACTATGATTGCGGCAAGTATTTCCATCGATTGCTTAATAACTCAAAGGGGCAGGCCAAATAATTTTGATTATCTTTGATCTTTGAATGTGAAATACACATGCATGAAAATACATTATGATGATTCCAAATATTTTACACTGCTGTAACTACTATACACTATATATTGAGACAATGACGGGCAAGCCGGACTATATTTTTAAGTGCCCTCAAATGGGGAATAGGAGCCGAAAAAGTATAACAAGAGACAAGAATCTCCCCTCTGCCCCGAACACATGAAATGAACATAGCTATCACAACAAAACATAGGTTACACACAAATGGCACTATACTCCAGGTGGAAAATTGCTGACTTGACCTTGTTCCAACCTGTCCTCGCCGTTCACTTTGTACGACATCCGGATACGCATTGCAAGTGGTTTCTGTGTCAAAATCATAACAGAGGCGACAAAGAGAAATCAACCATCGGGGCAGGGCAGAAACAGTAAGTCAAAAACATTGAAGAGAAACCAAATACTATCATGGAATTCCAAGAACCGTGTTCATGTATCAAAAGGTTATTTATGCAGGTGCTACCATGGTATGACACGCAATCTAGAGTCTAGTCTCTGATAACTTATGGAATAGTCGACTCTCTTCTTATAAAAGGACTATTGAACTCTACAGACAATTCACTTCTCAGCCAGCTATGTACATGCTGTCATGCTGGTAACTGGCACATAAATGGAAATGAAGCACAATGCATTATAGGATAGTCTCAGCTGTAAACGGAGCGTAAATTCCCAATGTGGAATGCAATTCAATCAAGTCAGGAAGATGAACCCAAAGTGAAGGATGCAAGTCAAACCTGCCCATGCTGATTATTCGTGACACTGAAACCTTGTGTGACTGAACCCTTTCCATTAGCTGGAACAATGTTACCACTAGCTGGATCAAGTCGCAATTGAATGAACTGCAGTATCGTTTTGGAAAGCATAAGGAACATTCCATCAATATCAGAAAATATTTTAGCCTTTAGTCAATAAAACAAACAAAGAAACAAGAATGCACCACAATTTTAGGCTATATTTCCTTGACCAAGGGAACATGATGTTACCTTTGGAACAGCTGCCTGAAAAACGAAATCTGTATAATTGCTAGATGTCAAATTTGTAAAAGTGGCATGGATGATAGTCTCTTGCGGCTTTCCAGGCTGTTTTCTGATATCAAAGGTGATCTTCAAAGTTGCACTCTGGAAAGCCGTTATTGACGGACGAGTATCTTCAAGTCCTGCTCAAATAGAATTTTTAGAAACATTGACATATCATGGTcagctcttccttgcaaaactctAAAACTAAACTTACCAGAAACGGACGTACTTGGTGACAAACCATCGAGCAGATCCACAGCTTGAGGTGCAGCAATAGTGGATTTCGTTCCTGAGGCACAAGTGTTACATTTTGGCACTGGCGATAAAAAGATAGAGGAAGCAACTAGTACTGTTAGCATCAACCAAACTAACCAGAAATAGATGCACTTGATGACAAACTGCCGAGTAGATCCATAGGTTCGGGTACAAGAGAACCAACTTGAGGTGCAGCAGAAACAGGTTTTTTCTCTGTTATACAGAAGTGTTAGACAGATCAGTAATGGCTACAAAAATAGAAAATAAGGTCATTGTTACGATTAGAGTTACTTTTACCTTGGGCTGGAGATGGCAGACCATTCTGTGATAGAGACGATCCCATGGatagaagatccattagaatatcTGTGCTTGCAGATGAAGGTGCTCCTGAACAAAACGAAAGGAACTTAGTATGTCTATGGTGAGGATATGAAGTACCATCTAGCTCCATTTACGTCAAGTGAAGCAAAGTAACAAGGCACGTCCATGAGAACAATAATGGAAATGCAAAACAAAATACCTGCAGTTGATAGATTTGTCCCACCAATACCCAAAAGGTCTTGTAGAAAATCACTAGGTGCTGTAGTAGCAGAAGCAGCGGAAGTGGCTGGTGCATCGTCAGAACTTAAATCCAGCAAATCAACTAATGGAGCTACAGCAGGTTTTGCTACACCATTAGGAAGCTTAAGGCCTCCAGGAGTGACTGCTGCAGGCTTATATGCTGGAATAGTTGCTTGTGTGGCACTAGCCCTCTTCACAAGATAAGTAGCTTCATCCAGTACAGGCATGCGTTCAAGCAAAGATGACCTGCACATAACACATTTCTCTAAGGTTAATACCATTCATAAGTACCAGGATAAAAGAGAGTTTATGCAGTAATATTTAGAAGTCCTGTAACCCACCTGATAGACTGATGTCTTTGTATAATGGAACCGAATTCAATTGATCTTTGCTGTAGTTCAAGCACCATATTTTCTTTATTCTGGGCAACTATTTGTTTTATCCTCCTGTTAAAAAGTTAAATCATACGATTTAACATAACAGTAATATAATGTAAGAA
Above is a window of Triticum aestivum cultivar Chinese Spring chromosome 6B, IWGSC CS RefSeq v2.1, whole genome shotgun sequence DNA encoding:
- the LOC123139390 gene encoding AP-1 complex subunit gamma-1 isoform X3; the protein is MFKVLSLAGNHVKDDVWHALIVVISNASELQGYSVRSLYTALQAYSEQGSLLRVAVWCIGEYGEMLVNNVGMLEAEAPITVTESDAVDAVELGLNRYSPDVTTRSMCLVALLKLSSRFPSMSERIKQIVAQNKENMVLELQQRSIEFGSIIQRHQSIRSSLLERMPVLDEATYLVKRASATQATIPAYKPAAVTPGGLKLPNGVAKPAVAPLVDLLDLSSDDAPATSAASATTAPSDFLQDLLGIGGTNLSTAGAPSSASTDILMDLLSMGSSLSQNGLPSPAQEKKPVSAAPQVGSLVPEPMDLLGSLSSSASISGTKSTIAAPQAVDLLDGLSPSTSVSGLEDTRPSITAFQSATLKITFDIRKQPGKPQETIIHATFTNLTSSNYTDFVFQAAVPKFIQLRLDPASGNIVPANGKGSVTQGFSVTNNQHGQKPLAMRIRMSYKVNGEDRLEQGQVSNFPPGV